Part of the Leptolyngbyaceae cyanobacterium genome is shown below.
ATGCCACTAGCAATTTCTCCAACTCAGTACCGTCTCTGGTTACTTCAACGGTTTGCCGCAAGTCTCCCTCGGCAATTTTATCTGCCGCGTCGATGATCGTTGGCATTTTTCTACTTAAGGGCAAGACCACCCACCAAGCTACTAATACCGTTACCGCGATCGTTAACAACGTACCTAAAATAGTGAGTATCAAGATCGCACCCTGACCTTGTTTAATTTCCCCTTTGTTTTTTTCCAGCCGCTGTTCTAGTAATTCAATAACCTCTTTTCGCAAATCTTCTACTCTTAATAAGTGTGATTGGATAACTATTCGCTTTGCTTCTTCTCGCTGGTTGGCATTGACCAAAGGAAAAACTCCCGCACTAATTTGCTCGTACTCTTCAGCTACTTTTATGAGTTCGTCTATTGCATTTCGAGCTTGCCTATCTTTGATATCTTGTAAACTTCGCTTGCTATTGAGCATAATTTCACGAGTATAATTGTAATCCCTTATGTAGAGAGTATCTCCCGGATCGAGAACGTAAGCTCGAATAATTCCTAGTATTCTAGCCAAAGCATAAGTCAACTCATTTGTATTTTTTATTTGGATTGACGTTTGATTCATATCTTTTTCCAATTCGATTACTTTCTTATCGATTGCGGCGATACTAGTACCCAAAATAATTAAGAAAATAATGGGAACGGAAAACCCGAGTAAAATGCGATTACTAATTTTATTTAACACTGCTTAATCCCCAAAACTAATATATAAAACACCTTTAAAAAATTAAAGCATAACTTATTTTTTTTAGTTAAACATAAAATGAAATATTTTTTATTTATTTTCATTTAGTTTTGTTACTTAATGCTCATAAAGTTATACATTACTTATACCAGTTAGATAAATATTTTTAGTAAGTAAGGTAGTAGGATGCTTTACTAACGATCGAATTAGTGATTATTTCCTAAATTATGGGAACTGACGCACCCTACAACCCGATCGATCCGCCAAAACTAATAAATAACTC
Proteins encoded:
- a CDS encoding methyl-accepting chemotaxis protein, which translates into the protein MLNKISNRILLGFSVPIIFLIILGTSIAAIDKKVIELEKDMNQTSIQIKNTNELTYALARILGIIRAYVLDPGDTLYIRDYNYTREIMLNSKRSLQDIKDRQARNAIDELIKVAEEYEQISAGVFPLVNANQREEAKRIVIQSHLLRVEDLRKEVIELLEQRLEKNKGEIKQGQGAILILTILGTLLTIAVTVLVAWWVVLPLSRKMPTIIDAADKIAEGDLRQTVEVTRDGTELEKLLVAFRNMSRNLNVLIQNLQKSGIQITTSTTQIAASGKQLEATVTEQAASTNQVAATAKEISATSQ